In a single window of the Daphnia carinata strain CSIRO-1 chromosome 4, CSIRO_AGI_Dcar_HiC_V3, whole genome shotgun sequence genome:
- the LOC130694647 gene encoding 26S proteasome non-ATPase regulatory subunit 5-like, translating into MSSPLDETTKLLAGLSLGGSCMKTLESLRILLASVSLSELKDYAPKIDIDRIYKCLATSNKDQIDLTCEILKRILGAIPIGHAMVRYEDLFLQGLAHSESQVKELIFQELQMAADDPTTCEQLATKLEILLSCLQLIGSTDESIASKASRVFMSIARQGDTANVLVSPPIVEEMRTVSRKSDIVRYRIYDIVVTYCCTSEEKLTFCEEHKLIQTLLEEVSTDDILVQLNALELITTLASCQHGRNYLERQGITQKLATRLDEATADPLASLLVPGLMKYFGALAHFQPEVLSRYSNFTNTMFNLIDDADISLKMISIETISFIAMERDGKLALNQQGSKMDDAIKTMGSLFTHAFNEVRLKALNSFAELTHVPPTETIDEEVRKIIEHWFFMLNPKPIQFIMNVTKQPFRDLRFSALNILLQLVPHMWAQKLMSQEPGFLEFLLDRRGEPDKECLEMKFNIVKRLSETLNPECKIWSEYCMAQMRDHVREGLWFARAQSTVALESGP; encoded by the exons ATGTCATCTCCATTAGATGAAACGACAAAGCTCTTAGCTGGTCTGTCACTTGGCGGTAGCTGTATGAAAACGCTCGAGTCATTGCGAATCCTTTTGGCGTCTGTCTCTCTTAGCGAGCTTAAGGATTACGCGCCAAAAATTGATATTGATAGGATCTACAAGTGCCTTGCTACATCAAACAA AGATCAAATTGATTTAACATGTGAAATACTCAAGCGTATTCTGGGTGCCATTCCCATAGGGCATGCCATGGTTCGGTATGAAGATCTGTTTTTACAAGGACTTGCACATTCTGAAAGTCAAGTAAAAGAATTGATATTCCAAgag CTCCAAATGGCAGCTGATGATCCCACAACTTGCGAACAACTTGCGACCAAATTGGAAATTTTGCTTTCTTGCCTGCAACTGATAGGCAGTACAGATGAATCCATTGCAAGTAAAGCCAGTAGAGTTTTTATGTCTATTGCACGTCAAGGCGATACAGCCAATGTGTTGGTGTCGCCTCCAATTGTTGAAGAGATGCGTACGGTGAGCCGCAAAAGTGACATTGTCCGCTATAGAATTTATGACATTGTCGTTACCTACTGCTGTACTTCCGAGGAAAAACTAACTTTTTGCGAAGAACATAAGCTGATCCAAACCCTGCTGGAAGAAGTATCAACAGATGATATTCTTGTCCAATTGAATGCATTGGAACTTATTACTACGTTAGCTTCTTGCCAACATGGGCGGAATTATCTTGAGCGACAAGGGATAACCCAGAAGCTAGCTACCAGGCTAGATGAAGCCACAGCGGATCCCCTTGCGTCGCTTCTTGTTCCCGGTTTAATGAAGTATTTTGGTGCGCTCGCTCATTTCCAGCCAGAAGTTTTATCGAGATACTCGAACTTCACGAACACGATGTTCAACTTGATAGACGATGCcgatatttctttaaaaatgatttcgaTTGAAACAATTTCCTTCATTGCCATGGAGCGTGATGGCAAGTTGGCCCTGAATCAACAAG GTTCCAAAATGGATGATGCAATCAAGACGATGGGATCGCTATTCACTCACGCCTTTAATGAAGTTCGTCTAAAGGCACTCAATTCGTTTGCGGAGTTGACACACGTACCCCCAACAGAA ACGATCGATGAAGAGGTACGAAAAATCATCGAGCATTGGTTTTTCATGCTTAACCCCAAGCCGATTCAGTTCATAATGAATGTGACAAAACAGCCATTTAGAGATCTGAGGTTTTCTGCACTCAACATTCTTCTACAACTTGTCCCCCACATGTGGGCACAGAAACTAATGAGTCAAGAACCAG gGTTTTTAGAGTTTTTGCTCGATCGTCGAGGTGAGCCAGACAAAGAATGTCTTGAGATGAAATTCAACATTGTGAAAAGATTGAGCGAAACGCTTAACCCCGAATGTAAGATATGGAGCGAGTATTGTATGGCGCAAATGCGCGATCACGTACGCGAAGGATTATGGTTTGCTCGTGCCCAATCCACTGTTGCTCTTGAGAGCGGACCGTAA
- the LOC130694645 gene encoding mitochondrial-processing peptidase subunit alpha-like: protein MMVLRSLCSRGCQPFKRYHRLFATSTSSTISSASKATPLSEPLPGLPKPIFATVGSTSHETKITVLENGLKVASENRYGKFSTVGVVIDSGSRYEVAYPSGVSHFLEKLAFGATQEYGDRDKIMQVLEKHGGICDCQSSRDTFIYAASIETTALDTAIQVLGEVILRPKLTPQEIDDARLAISFELENMDIRPEQEPLLLEMIHAAAYRDNTLGLPKVCPQENVTMIDQSIIYSFLNSHYDPSRMVLAGVGVEHEALVECAQKHFVEKKPIWMQDSSLVLPGRREIDRSLAQYTGGMVKVEKDLSDVSLGPNPMPELAHIVLGLESGSHQHDDFVALCVLSMMMGGGGSFSAGGPGKGMYTRLYTNALNRYHWMHNATAYNHAYADSGVFCIHAASHPSQLRELVDVITREFVAMAGIIEDSELARARKQLQSMLLMNLESRPVVFEDIGRQVLATGKRKRTEEFIDKIRSITAEDIQRVASRMLRTKPSVAALGDLRKLPEYQSIESALSSADGKLPRRGRFSVFH from the exons ATGATGGTTCTAAGATCACTTTGCTCAAG GGGATGCCAGCCCTTTAAACGATACCATAGACTATTTGCGACAAGCACAAGCTCGACTATTTCTTCGGCTTCTAAAGCAACTCCTCTTTCAGAACCATTACCTGGACTTCCTAAGCCTATTTTTGCCACAGTTGGGTCGACTAGTCATGAAACCAAAATTACGGTTTTGGAAAATGGTCTGAAAGTTGCATCAGAGAACAGATATGGAAAATTTTCCACAGTTGGAG TTGTAATTGATTCAGGCTCCAGATATGAAGTGGCATATCCTAGTGGAGTTTCACATTTCCTGGAAAAATTGGCTTTTGGA GCCACACAGGAATATGGAGACAGAGACAAAATCATGCAAGTTTTGGAAAAACATGGAGGCATTTGCGATTGTCAATCATCTAG GGACACATTCATCTATGCTGCCTCCATTGAAACAACAGCCCTAGATACTGCCATTCAAGTATTAGGTGAAGTTATTTTACGGCCAAAACTAACTCCGCAAGAG attgacGATGCACGCCTTGcgatttcttttgaattagAAAATATGGATATCCGTCCCGAACAAGAACCTCTACTCTTGGAAATGATTCACgct GCTGCTTACAGAGACAACACGTTAGGTCTGCCGAAAGTTTGCCCCCAAGAAAACGTGACGATGATAGACCAGTCCATAATTTACAGCTTCCTCAATAGCCACTACGATCCATCGAGGATGGTTCTTGCTGGTGTAGGTGTAGAGCATGAGGCTTTAGTCGAATGCGCTCAGAA GCACTTCGTTGAAAAGAAACCTATTTGGATGCAAGATAGCTCTCTAGTTCTACCTGGCCGGCGTGAGATCGACCGTTCATTAGCTCAATATACTGGCGGAATGGTTAAG GTGGAAAAGGATTTGTCTGACGTGAGTCTCGGCCCTAATCCCATGCCGGAATTGGCCCACATTGTACTAGGACTTGAAAGCGGTTCCCATCAGCACGATGATTTTGTAGCTCTCTGCGTTCTCAGTATGATGATGGGTGGTGGAGGCTCGTTCTCGGCTGGGGGCCCTGGTAAAGGAATGTACACTCGACTTTACACAAATGCCTTGAACAG ATATCATTGGATGCATAATGCGACAGCATACAATCATGCTTATGCTGATTCGGGCGTTTTCTGCATTCATGCTGCATCACACCCATCACAACTTAGAGAGCTAGTAGACGTTATCACGCGCGAGTTTGTCGCCATGGCTGGAATCATTGAAGATTCTGAGTTGGCA AGGGCGAGGAAACAATTGCAGTCAATGCTCCTTATGAATCTAGAGAGCCGACCTGTAGTTTTTGAAGACATTGGACGACAAGTTCTAGCTACTGGTAAACGGAAGCGAACTGAAGAGTTCATCGATAAGATCCGTTCCATCACAGCCGAAGATATTCAGAGAGTCGCTAGTCGAATGCTGCGCACCAAGCCTTCAGTTGCCGCGCTTGGTGATTTACGAAAACTCCCAGAATACCAGTCAATCGAATCTGCTCTATCCAGTGCTGACGGGAAGCTTCCTCGGCGAGGAAGGTTTTCAGTTTTCCACTGA
- the LOC130694644 gene encoding transmembrane protease serine 9-like isoform X2, whose product MLKLIFVLVFGSVASVHCLTSRIIGGSNAGPGEFPFVAQIQVNGQHWCNGYIYNDKWIVTTAACVIGYRHQPDALTVIVGRTDPNNLGTEQIIPVFAIQIHENYDHSSRSNNVAMLQLSAAIVIGNDATTIASGYLNASKEATVAGWTDGSAGEMKTLRYTNVPIRPEDACSTVYNQLWNNASMFCAGNATNDACNQGDSGAPLLQRTTPEGFHVVGLVSHTIGCGDPLYPTVYTRLSSYSTWMEDKGGAQFISTTEIEEELTDSATDITTTGTYSTAEITTEEIVLTSPVAYRCSTASGPNQFPFMVSVLSSSTLSHLCAGFIYNERFIVTAASCVIRKTGSMLNVTVGQYRFDRPDTAEKIFPVIAVTLHPGYRESNQTNNIAIVQISGTITFGEAVNFIYYDSVMNNNPCSVAGWASTLVDSCVRSLSLLWDNSEIIQTNADCSQSLMSSFDSSTMLCTKKAVDNCEFESGAPLIQGTPPVVVGIKSVSQECVKSSHVVYTRISYYFNWLISVAGYQPLPPASRFNSRHPYL is encoded by the exons ATGTTGAAGttaattttcgttttggtGTTTGGATCAG TAGCATCAGTACATTGTCTTACGTCCCGGATTATTGGTGGATCTAATGCTGGACCGGGAGAGTTCCCATTCGTGGCGCAAATACAAGTTAACGGCCAGCATTGGTGTAACGGGTATATATACAACGATAAATGGATTGTAACAACAGCTGCCTGTGTTATTGG ATATCGTCACCAACCCGACGCCTTGACGGTGATCGTTGGACGAACTGATCCGAATAATCTGGGAACCGAACAAATTATTCCAGTTtttgccattcaaattcatGAGAATTACGACCATAGCAGCAGGTCAAATAATGTTGCCATGCTACAG cTTTCGGCGGCCATAGTAATAGGAAATGATGCCACAACAATTGCTTCCGGCTACCTTAATGCAAGTAAGGAGGCTACTGTTGCTGGCTGGACCGATGGAAGT GCAGGTGAAATGAAAACTCTCAGATATACTAACGTTCCAATCCGACCAGAGGATGCATGTTCTACAGTTTACAATCAGTTATGGAATAATGCCAGCATGTTCTGCGCTGGAAATG CCACAAATGATGCGTGTAATCAAGGAGATTCAGGTGCACCATTGTTACAACGGACAACGCCGGAAGGCTTTCATGTCGTTGGACTAGTTTCGCATACAATCGGATGTGGTGATCCGCTGTACCCTACCGTGTATACGCGTTTATCGTCATATTCTACCTGGATGGAAGACAAAGGAGGAGCTCAGTTCATCTCAACTACGGAAATCGAAGAGGAGTTAACTGACTCAGCTACAGATATCACAACGACAGGGACTTACTCAACTGCAGAAATCACAACGGAGGAAATTGTTCTTACATCCCCCGTCGCTTACCGGTGCTCTACAGCTAGCGGCCCTAATCAATTTCCATTCATGGTCTCTGTTTTAAGCAGTAGCACGCTGAGTCATCTTTGTGCTGGTTTTATCTACAACGAAAGATTTATTGTCACAGCGGCTTCTTGTGTCATTCG GAAAACAGGATCGATGCTTAACGTTACGGTTGGTCAGTACCGATTTGACAGACCTGACACAGctgaaaaaatatttcccgTCATTGCGGTCACCCTTCATCCAGGATACAGGGAATCAAATCAAACGAATAACATAGCCATTGTCCAG ATTTCAGGAACTATCACGTTTGGAGAAGCTGTTAACTTTATCTACTATGACTCAGTTATGAATAACAATCCGTGTTCCGTTGCTGGATGGGCTTCAACTTTA GTTGATAGCTGCGTACGATCCTTGAGTCTTTTGTGGGACAATAGCGAAATCATCCAGACAAATGCGGACTGTTCTCAGTCACTGATGTCCAGCTTCGATTCATCCACCATGCTTTGCACAAAAA AGGCCGTTGATAACTGTGAATTTGAAAGTGGAGCTCCGTTAATCCAGGGTACTCCGCCGGTTGTCGTTGGAATCAAGTCTGTGTCTCAGGAATGTGTCAAATCCTCGCACGTTGTCTACACTCGCATTTCCTACTACTTCAACTGGTTGATCAGCGTGGCCGGATACCAACCTTTGCCTCCTGCAAGCAGATTTAATTCCAGGCATCCATATTTGTAA
- the LOC130694644 gene encoding transmembrane protease serine 9-like isoform X1 translates to MLKLIFVLVFGSAVASVHCLTSRIIGGSNAGPGEFPFVAQIQVNGQHWCNGYIYNDKWIVTTAACVIGYRHQPDALTVIVGRTDPNNLGTEQIIPVFAIQIHENYDHSSRSNNVAMLQLSAAIVIGNDATTIASGYLNASKEATVAGWTDGSAGEMKTLRYTNVPIRPEDACSTVYNQLWNNASMFCAGNATNDACNQGDSGAPLLQRTTPEGFHVVGLVSHTIGCGDPLYPTVYTRLSSYSTWMEDKGGAQFISTTEIEEELTDSATDITTTGTYSTAEITTEEIVLTSPVAYRCSTASGPNQFPFMVSVLSSSTLSHLCAGFIYNERFIVTAASCVIRKTGSMLNVTVGQYRFDRPDTAEKIFPVIAVTLHPGYRESNQTNNIAIVQISGTITFGEAVNFIYYDSVMNNNPCSVAGWASTLVDSCVRSLSLLWDNSEIIQTNADCSQSLMSSFDSSTMLCTKKAVDNCEFESGAPLIQGTPPVVVGIKSVSQECVKSSHVVYTRISYYFNWLISVAGYQPLPPASRFNSRHPYL, encoded by the exons ATGTTGAAGttaattttcgttttggtGTTTGGATCAG CAGTAGCATCAGTACATTGTCTTACGTCCCGGATTATTGGTGGATCTAATGCTGGACCGGGAGAGTTCCCATTCGTGGCGCAAATACAAGTTAACGGCCAGCATTGGTGTAACGGGTATATATACAACGATAAATGGATTGTAACAACAGCTGCCTGTGTTATTGG ATATCGTCACCAACCCGACGCCTTGACGGTGATCGTTGGACGAACTGATCCGAATAATCTGGGAACCGAACAAATTATTCCAGTTtttgccattcaaattcatGAGAATTACGACCATAGCAGCAGGTCAAATAATGTTGCCATGCTACAG cTTTCGGCGGCCATAGTAATAGGAAATGATGCCACAACAATTGCTTCCGGCTACCTTAATGCAAGTAAGGAGGCTACTGTTGCTGGCTGGACCGATGGAAGT GCAGGTGAAATGAAAACTCTCAGATATACTAACGTTCCAATCCGACCAGAGGATGCATGTTCTACAGTTTACAATCAGTTATGGAATAATGCCAGCATGTTCTGCGCTGGAAATG CCACAAATGATGCGTGTAATCAAGGAGATTCAGGTGCACCATTGTTACAACGGACAACGCCGGAAGGCTTTCATGTCGTTGGACTAGTTTCGCATACAATCGGATGTGGTGATCCGCTGTACCCTACCGTGTATACGCGTTTATCGTCATATTCTACCTGGATGGAAGACAAAGGAGGAGCTCAGTTCATCTCAACTACGGAAATCGAAGAGGAGTTAACTGACTCAGCTACAGATATCACAACGACAGGGACTTACTCAACTGCAGAAATCACAACGGAGGAAATTGTTCTTACATCCCCCGTCGCTTACCGGTGCTCTACAGCTAGCGGCCCTAATCAATTTCCATTCATGGTCTCTGTTTTAAGCAGTAGCACGCTGAGTCATCTTTGTGCTGGTTTTATCTACAACGAAAGATTTATTGTCACAGCGGCTTCTTGTGTCATTCG GAAAACAGGATCGATGCTTAACGTTACGGTTGGTCAGTACCGATTTGACAGACCTGACACAGctgaaaaaatatttcccgTCATTGCGGTCACCCTTCATCCAGGATACAGGGAATCAAATCAAACGAATAACATAGCCATTGTCCAG ATTTCAGGAACTATCACGTTTGGAGAAGCTGTTAACTTTATCTACTATGACTCAGTTATGAATAACAATCCGTGTTCCGTTGCTGGATGGGCTTCAACTTTA GTTGATAGCTGCGTACGATCCTTGAGTCTTTTGTGGGACAATAGCGAAATCATCCAGACAAATGCGGACTGTTCTCAGTCACTGATGTCCAGCTTCGATTCATCCACCATGCTTTGCACAAAAA AGGCCGTTGATAACTGTGAATTTGAAAGTGGAGCTCCGTTAATCCAGGGTACTCCGCCGGTTGTCGTTGGAATCAAGTCTGTGTCTCAGGAATGTGTCAAATCCTCGCACGTTGTCTACACTCGCATTTCCTACTACTTCAACTGGTTGATCAGCGTGGCCGGATACCAACCTTTGCCTCCTGCAAGCAGATTTAATTCCAGGCATCCATATTTGTAA
- the LOC130694644 gene encoding transmembrane protease serine 9-like isoform X3 encodes MLKLIFVLVFGSAVASVHCLTSRIIGGSNAGPGEFPFVAQIQVNGQHWCNGYIYNDKWIVTTAACVIGYRHQPDALTVIVGRTDPNNLGTEQIIPVFAIQIHENYDHSSRSNNVAMLQLSAAIVIGNDATTIASGYLNASKEATVAGWTDGSAGEMKTLRYTNVPIRPEDACSTVYNQLWNNASMFCAGNATNDACNQGDSGAPLLQRTTPEGFHVVGLVSHTIGCGDPLYPTVYTRLSSYSTWMEDKGGAQFIGTYSTAEITTEEIVLTSPVAYRCSTASGPNQFPFMVSVLSSSTLSHLCAGFIYNERFIVTAASCVIRKTGSMLNVTVGQYRFDRPDTAEKIFPVIAVTLHPGYRESNQTNNIAIVQISGTITFGEAVNFIYYDSVMNNNPCSVAGWASTLVDSCVRSLSLLWDNSEIIQTNADCSQSLMSSFDSSTMLCTKKAVDNCEFESGAPLIQGTPPVVVGIKSVSQECVKSSHVVYTRISYYFNWLISVAGYQPLPPASRFNSRHPYL; translated from the exons ATGTTGAAGttaattttcgttttggtGTTTGGATCAG CAGTAGCATCAGTACATTGTCTTACGTCCCGGATTATTGGTGGATCTAATGCTGGACCGGGAGAGTTCCCATTCGTGGCGCAAATACAAGTTAACGGCCAGCATTGGTGTAACGGGTATATATACAACGATAAATGGATTGTAACAACAGCTGCCTGTGTTATTGG ATATCGTCACCAACCCGACGCCTTGACGGTGATCGTTGGACGAACTGATCCGAATAATCTGGGAACCGAACAAATTATTCCAGTTtttgccattcaaattcatGAGAATTACGACCATAGCAGCAGGTCAAATAATGTTGCCATGCTACAG cTTTCGGCGGCCATAGTAATAGGAAATGATGCCACAACAATTGCTTCCGGCTACCTTAATGCAAGTAAGGAGGCTACTGTTGCTGGCTGGACCGATGGAAGT GCAGGTGAAATGAAAACTCTCAGATATACTAACGTTCCAATCCGACCAGAGGATGCATGTTCTACAGTTTACAATCAGTTATGGAATAATGCCAGCATGTTCTGCGCTGGAAATG CCACAAATGATGCGTGTAATCAAGGAGATTCAGGTGCACCATTGTTACAACGGACAACGCCGGAAGGCTTTCATGTCGTTGGACTAGTTTCGCATACAATCGGATGTGGTGATCCGCTGTACCCTACCGTGTATACGCGTTTATCGTCATATTCTACCTGGATGGAAGACAAAGGAGGAGCTCAGTTCAT AGGGACTTACTCAACTGCAGAAATCACAACGGAGGAAATTGTTCTTACATCCCCCGTCGCTTACCGGTGCTCTACAGCTAGCGGCCCTAATCAATTTCCATTCATGGTCTCTGTTTTAAGCAGTAGCACGCTGAGTCATCTTTGTGCTGGTTTTATCTACAACGAAAGATTTATTGTCACAGCGGCTTCTTGTGTCATTCG GAAAACAGGATCGATGCTTAACGTTACGGTTGGTCAGTACCGATTTGACAGACCTGACACAGctgaaaaaatatttcccgTCATTGCGGTCACCCTTCATCCAGGATACAGGGAATCAAATCAAACGAATAACATAGCCATTGTCCAG ATTTCAGGAACTATCACGTTTGGAGAAGCTGTTAACTTTATCTACTATGACTCAGTTATGAATAACAATCCGTGTTCCGTTGCTGGATGGGCTTCAACTTTA GTTGATAGCTGCGTACGATCCTTGAGTCTTTTGTGGGACAATAGCGAAATCATCCAGACAAATGCGGACTGTTCTCAGTCACTGATGTCCAGCTTCGATTCATCCACCATGCTTTGCACAAAAA AGGCCGTTGATAACTGTGAATTTGAAAGTGGAGCTCCGTTAATCCAGGGTACTCCGCCGGTTGTCGTTGGAATCAAGTCTGTGTCTCAGGAATGTGTCAAATCCTCGCACGTTGTCTACACTCGCATTTCCTACTACTTCAACTGGTTGATCAGCGTGGCCGGATACCAACCTTTGCCTCCTGCAAGCAGATTTAATTCCAGGCATCCATATTTGTAA